In Planctomycetia bacterium, a single genomic region encodes these proteins:
- the moaC gene encoding cyclic pyranopterin monophosphate synthase MoaC produces the protein MSELTHFDADGASRMVDVGQKPVTARMARATGLVRMQVATWERIRSGPTAKGDVFEVARLAGIMAAKKTAELIPLCHPLPLDSVEIAFAQPEPEVVEISATVRCTARTGVEMEALVAVSAAALTIYDMVKAIDKDLVIGEIRLEEKSGGRSGHYVRGAG, from the coding sequence ATGAGTGAATTGACGCATTTCGATGCGGACGGCGCTAGCCGGATGGTGGACGTCGGCCAGAAGCCGGTGACTGCGCGGATGGCCCGAGCGACGGGGCTTGTGCGGATGCAAGTGGCGACGTGGGAACGGATTCGCTCTGGACCGACGGCCAAGGGGGACGTGTTCGAGGTGGCGCGGTTGGCGGGCATCATGGCGGCCAAGAAGACGGCCGAGTTGATTCCGCTGTGCCATCCGCTGCCCCTGGATAGCGTGGAGATTGCCTTTGCGCAGCCCGAGCCGGAAGTGGTTGAGATTTCCGCTACGGTCCGCTGCACGGCGAGAACCGGAGTGGAAATGGAAGCCCTGGTCGCGGTTTCGGCCGCCGCCTTGACGATTTACGACATGGTGAAGGCGATCGACAAGGATTTGGTGATTGGCGAGATCCGGTTGGAGGAGAAGTCCGGTGGGCGGAGCGGGCATTACGTTCGCGGCGCCGGTTAA
- a CDS encoding polyprenyl synthetase family protein, producing the protein MTPVAAVRPETRQQLDLLYAPIREELARVEQILKTELRSDYPYVDELVKHGFRLGGKRLRPALLLLAAQACGRVTKDHHVLAAVVEMIHTATLVHDDVLDEAAMRRHLETVNARWDNQASVLLGDFLFTHSFYLASTLETTYACQVIGRATNIVCEGELRQIDSRAKYSLTEAEYLGIIEAKTAELTACSCLLGAHYAGADKQLTAAMGRYGRALGIAFQIVDDLLDLEGDEATTGKSLGTDLEQQKPTLPLIRLLEQVSASEKPSILEILTRSGNHRREALQPWFTQCDALGYARTRAEEFATQARAEIAQLPESAAKMVVEGLTYFVVARQQ; encoded by the coding sequence ATGACGCCCGTCGCCGCTGTTCGGCCGGAAACTCGCCAGCAACTGGATTTGCTTTACGCCCCGATCCGTGAGGAATTGGCGCGGGTCGAGCAGATTTTGAAGACCGAGCTGCGCAGCGATTACCCGTACGTCGATGAGTTGGTCAAGCATGGCTTCCGCCTGGGTGGTAAGCGGCTGCGGCCGGCGCTGTTGCTCTTGGCGGCGCAAGCCTGCGGACGCGTGACGAAGGATCATCACGTGTTGGCCGCCGTGGTGGAGATGATTCACACGGCCACGCTAGTGCATGACGACGTGCTGGACGAAGCGGCGATGCGTCGGCATTTGGAGACCGTGAACGCTCGGTGGGATAACCAGGCCAGCGTGCTATTGGGCGACTTCCTGTTTACCCATTCGTTCTATTTGGCCAGCACGCTGGAAACCACCTACGCGTGCCAGGTCATCGGCCGGGCGACGAATATCGTCTGCGAAGGGGAACTGCGGCAGATCGATAGCCGGGCGAAGTATTCGCTCACGGAAGCCGAGTACCTGGGCATCATCGAGGCCAAGACCGCCGAGTTGACGGCGTGCTCCTGTTTGCTCGGCGCGCACTACGCTGGCGCCGACAAGCAACTCACCGCTGCGATGGGCCGCTACGGCCGTGCGCTCGGCATTGCCTTCCAGATCGTCGACGACTTGCTGGACCTCGAGGGAGACGAGGCGACGACCGGGAAGTCACTGGGGACCGACCTGGAGCAGCAGAAGCCGACGCTACCGTTGATCCGGCTGCTGGAACAAGTCTCGGCGAGCGAAAAGCCGTCGATCCTGGAAATCCTGACGCGCTCCGGCAACCATCGCCGCGAGGCGCTGCAGCCGTGGTTCACGCAGTGCGACGCACTTGGTTATGCCCGCACGCGGGCGGAGGAATTCGCGACGCAAGCGCGTGCCGAAATTGCGCAGCTTCCCGAAAGCGCGGCGAAGATGGTGGTGGAGGGGTTAACGTACTTTGTGGTGGCGCGGCAGCAGTAG
- a CDS encoding pentapeptide repeat-containing protein gives MNAIRCLLILVVVAGLSGISRADIYRWDNGEVIPGTEGITMGPGVQLDHRELAFAALDGDLTNANFSGSNLANAQICCSLQDADFSGTIVRGSILYGIQSEQLYSTQSYKDRDLSGVYFAGFGLAGLDLSHQNLSNSVLRFANFTNLEMVNADLTGADLRRSLGTPDPSVNLRNAIHSDGEIRGLNLLAGDTLTLLTADLCSMECGRVGVKVSQSFVVAEGAQLEVLIQQGKGIGFHTPIEIHDSTSVTLGGTLKIVDSKWGLGRPISGTIDLFDWPDPLDVANRFDAVVAPRGLLVDTSQLYSTGEVTLFQPDTNLDGKVDIIDLNDVRNNFGLSGDSIVGGDTNFDRQVDITDLNNVRNFFGATTPQAVPEPSTFAIGCVAMASIAIVFRSGKTSAARL, from the coding sequence TCTACCGCTGGGACAACGGCGAGGTAATTCCAGGGACGGAGGGGATCACAATGGGTCCTGGCGTGCAACTCGATCATCGCGAGTTGGCCTTCGCTGCACTGGACGGAGACCTGACGAACGCAAACTTCTCCGGATCAAATCTGGCCAATGCGCAGATTTGCTGTTCACTTCAAGACGCCGATTTTTCCGGCACTATTGTCCGCGGTTCCATTTTATATGGAATTCAAAGTGAGCAACTCTATTCAACGCAAAGCTACAAAGATCGGGACTTAAGCGGCGTCTACTTCGCAGGATTCGGCCTGGCTGGCTTGGATCTAAGCCACCAGAACCTTTCCAACTCTGTTTTGCGTTTCGCAAATTTTACCAATTTGGAAATGGTCAATGCTGATCTTACCGGCGCCGATCTACGAAGATCCCTGGGAACACCTGATCCGTCGGTGAATTTGCGTAACGCAATTCACTCTGATGGCGAGATTCGTGGGTTGAATTTGCTCGCCGGCGATACACTGACGTTGCTCACTGCAGACTTGTGCTCCATGGAATGCGGGAGGGTCGGAGTAAAAGTGTCGCAGTCATTTGTAGTTGCCGAAGGCGCTCAGCTGGAGGTCCTGATCCAACAAGGAAAGGGCATCGGATTCCACACGCCGATCGAAATACACGACTCGACCTCAGTGACATTGGGGGGCACGCTCAAAATCGTAGACAGTAAGTGGGGACTTGGACGGCCGATTTCTGGCACTATTGACCTTTTCGATTGGCCGGACCCACTCGACGTCGCGAATCGCTTTGATGCGGTTGTTGCTCCACGCGGTTTACTTGTGGATACCAGCCAACTCTACTCAACGGGCGAAGTCACGCTCTTTCAACCTGACACTAATCTTGATGGTAAGGTCGACATTATTGATTTAAACGACGTCCGAAACAATTTCGGACTATCCGGCGACAGCATTGTTGGGGGGGACACAAACTTCGACCGGCAAGTCGATATCACGGACCTCAACAATGTCCGGAACTTCTTTGGCGCGACTACGCCGCAGGCCGTGCCCGAGCCGTCAACTTTCGCCATCGGTTGCGTGGCGATGGCATCCATCGCGATCGTCTTCCGGAGCGGCAAGACATCTGCCGCACGGTTGTGA